The Moraxella osloensis genome contains a region encoding:
- the tnpA gene encoding IS200/IS605 family transposase, whose translation MSNDLRRGRHVVYNLHAHLVFVAKYRRKVFTKEILDDMQAIFEKVCSKFEAQLVEFDGECDHVHLLVVYPPKVAISSLVNSLKGVSSRLLRKKEYPSLKEQLWGDVLWSPSYFAGSCGGAPIEIIRQYIEQQNTPH comes from the coding sequence ATGTCAAACGATTTAAGACGTGGTAGGCACGTTGTTTACAACCTTCATGCGCACTTGGTCTTTGTGGCTAAATACCGCAGAAAAGTATTTACCAAAGAGATTTTAGACGATATGCAAGCCATCTTTGAGAAAGTTTGTTCAAAGTTTGAGGCTCAATTAGTTGAGTTTGACGGTGAATGCGACCATGTGCATTTATTGGTGGTTTATCCGCCTAAAGTGGCTATTTCTAGCTTGGTGAATAGCTTGAAAGGCGTGTCTAGTCGGTTATTGCGTAAAAAAGAATATCCGTCTCTTAAAGAGCAGTTATGGGGGGATGTGTTATGGTCGCCTAGCTATTTTGCAGGTAGTTGTGGCGGTGCTCCAATTGAGATTATCCGCCAGTATATCGAACAACAGAATACACCGCACTAA
- a CDS encoding NUDIX domain-containing protein, which translates to MSKVVNVAVAVIHFNKQYLLGFRHASQHQGNRYEFVGGKIEPNETPKQGLIREVVEEIGCDLTNNFIVKMGVIRHDYGDKSVALHIFNSKVTQTQFDNLQHSQGIEGQAITWVSKADLLAKKYPLPDANVRILDWLTLPSTIFISQTLDEFASQKDWIDYYAKKLPQNAHFYIRPQSEDDKSVELITTLLKQRNHITPIIQYRTFIHLDLDLQNVIVHLNHHQLMTLDFSSLSKNYRYFASCHDQHSLSRLNTLATSHTVMGCFLSPVLATPTHPETFQSGGMGWQAFSELAKLSDVPVFALGGVGQSNLAMAWLSNAYGVAGIRLLVYKTMNF; encoded by the coding sequence ATGTCAAAAGTCGTTAATGTGGCAGTCGCGGTGATACATTTTAACAAGCAATATCTACTGGGATTTCGCCATGCCAGTCAACACCAAGGCAATCGTTATGAATTTGTCGGGGGAAAAATTGAGCCAAATGAAACCCCAAAACAAGGGTTAATCCGTGAAGTAGTTGAAGAAATTGGCTGTGATTTAACCAATAATTTCATTGTTAAAATGGGCGTGATTCGTCATGACTATGGTGATAAGTCCGTGGCATTGCATATTTTTAATAGTAAAGTCACTCAGACTCAGTTTGATAATTTACAGCATAGCCAAGGTATTGAAGGTCAAGCGATTACATGGGTCAGTAAAGCGGATTTGCTTGCGAAAAAATATCCATTACCCGATGCCAATGTACGGATTTTGGATTGGCTAACGTTACCAAGTACCATTTTTATTTCGCAAACTTTAGATGAGTTTGCAAGTCAAAAAGATTGGATAGATTATTATGCTAAAAAGTTACCACAAAACGCCCACTTTTATATCCGCCCACAAAGTGAAGATGATAAGTCAGTTGAGTTAATTACTACATTGCTAAAACAGCGAAATCATATCACGCCTATAATTCAATACCGTACTTTCATACATTTGGATTTAGATTTACAAAATGTAATCGTTCATCTAAACCACCATCAACTCATGACGCTTGATTTCTCAAGCTTATCAAAAAATTATCGCTATTTTGCCAGTTGCCATGACCAACATAGCCTAAGTAGATTAAATACCTTGGCAACATCGCATACTGTGATGGGCTGTTTTTTATCGCCTGTTTTAGCCACCCCCACACACCCCGAAACCTTTCAAAGTGGGGGCATGGGCTGGCAAGCGTTCAGCGAATTGGCAAAGCTTAGTGATGTGCCGGTATTTGCGCTAGGCGGGGTGGGACAAAGTAATCTGGCAATGGCTTGGCTGTCAAACGCGTATGGCGTGGCAGGCATACGATTATTAGTATACAAAACAATGAATTTTTAA
- the hemP gene encoding hemin uptake protein HemP, which yields MLHLLNRANLIQKSSLPTLHSNHLFALTKEIRIQHDGEEYRLRLTRNNRLILTK from the coding sequence ATGCTACACTTATTAAATCGTGCTAATCTTATCCAAAAAAGTTCCTTGCCAACGCTACATTCCAATCATTTATTTGCGCTGACCAAAGAGATTCGCATTCAGCATGACGGCGAAGAATACCGTCTTCGATTGACCCGTAATAACCGCTTGATACTGACCAAATAA
- a CDS encoding SDR family NAD(P)-dependent oxidoreductase → MQVQNNTFLVTGGASGLGEATTRYLVAHGSNVIIADLNQDAGEKLVAKLGDNVIFAKCDITSEADVKNAIEAGVAKFGKLSGSINCAGIVVVQKLLDKEGNPADLTTFARGIEINLIGTFNVARLAAAAMAKNTADSNEDKGVIINTASIAAFDGQVGQGSYSSSKAGVVGLTLPLARELQRHQIRIMTIAPGVFGTPMMASLPEAARTSLEQAVPFPKRLGNPEEFAKLVAHIIENSYLNGDVIRLDGAIRMG, encoded by the coding sequence ATGCAAGTACAAAATAATACATTTTTGGTCACAGGCGGCGCGTCAGGTCTAGGTGAAGCAACAACCCGTTATTTGGTGGCGCATGGCTCAAATGTTATCATCGCCGATTTGAACCAAGACGCCGGTGAGAAATTAGTGGCGAAATTGGGCGACAACGTGATTTTTGCAAAATGTGACATCACCAGCGAAGCGGATGTCAAAAATGCGATTGAGGCGGGTGTTGCCAAATTTGGTAAATTATCAGGGTCAATCAACTGTGCCGGTATCGTGGTGGTACAAAAATTACTGGACAAAGAAGGCAATCCAGCCGATTTAACCACCTTTGCCCGTGGTATCGAAATTAACCTCATCGGCACTTTCAATGTGGCGCGACTGGCAGCGGCTGCGATGGCAAAAAATACTGCAGACAGTAATGAAGATAAAGGGGTGATTATCAACACCGCTTCAATTGCCGCATTCGATGGTCAGGTCGGGCAGGGCAGTTACTCGTCATCCAAAGCAGGTGTGGTGGGCTTAACCTTACCACTCGCGCGTGAGCTGCAGCGCCATCAAATACGTATCATGACCATCGCTCCAGGGGTGTTCGGCACACCGATGATGGCAAGCCTGCCAGAAGCTGCCCGTACCAGTCTTGAACAAGCCGTGCCTTTTCCCAAACGTTTGGGCAACCCAGAAGAATTTGCTAAATTGGTGGCACACATCATCGAAAATAGCTATCTTAATGGCGACGTCATTCGTTTGGACGGGGCTATTCGCATGGGTTAA
- the orn gene encoding oligoribonuclease gives MAVDKKHLIWIDLEMTGLDTLNDTIIEIATIVTDSELNILAEGPVFAIHTPDIVLNSMDDWNTRQHGQSGLIDRIRRSNVTMAQAESETIAFLSKYVEAGRSPMCGNSICQDRRFLARQMPTLERFFHYRNLDVSTVKELAYRWRPDILSSFEKKGNHLALDDIRDSIRELRHYKAHFFKFIS, from the coding sequence ATGGCGGTTGATAAAAAACATCTGATTTGGATTGACCTTGAGATGACAGGTCTAGATACCCTCAATGACACCATCATCGAAATAGCGACGATAGTGACTGACAGTGAACTCAATATCCTAGCCGAAGGTCCTGTGTTTGCCATTCATACCCCTGACATTGTGCTCAATAGCATGGATGATTGGAACACGCGCCAACATGGGCAATCGGGACTTATTGACCGTATTCGCCGTAGTAACGTGACCATGGCTCAAGCAGAAAGCGAAACCATTGCATTTTTGAGTAAATATGTGGAAGCAGGACGCTCACCGATGTGTGGCAATTCGATTTGCCAAGACAGACGGTTTTTGGCACGTCAAATGCCAACGCTTGAGCGGTTTTTTCATTACCGAAATTTAGATGTGTCAACGGTCAAAGAGCTGGCTTATCGCTGGCGCCCCGATATTTTGTCAAGCTTTGAGAAAAAAGGAAATCATTTGGCACTGGATGATATCCGTGATTCGATTCGTGAACTGCGCCATTATAAAGCGCATTTTTTTAAGTTTATTAGTTAA
- the rsgA gene encoding ribosome small subunit-dependent GTPase A, translating to MALIRKRKLTDQQTRRIEKQQKSQQVLDDAQLMDGIVIANFGKQLEVQATSLPQTLPEKPIVAADEPEPFWQPITLHSVWRCHTRTNLPLIATGDKVRFVADPNTGLGRIEAIYDRQSIISRPDRYHKLKPIAANVDILAVVFAPLPLPSAQLIDRYLVACHHSDITPLLILNKADLLADDSHSEVTELLSAYQQLGYATLVTQSNGDLTELKNTVAGKNVIFAGQSGVGKSSLVNQLLPAAGQSVNEISTISQLGQHTTTTSRFLAFDPMALSKGAIIDTPGIREYGLWHLTPDDILQGFIELAPLAPYCRFRDCKHTKSTPNCAMWQAVTEGQVLARRVENLVLLQQEAASQDF from the coding sequence ATGGCGTTAATCCGTAAACGTAAACTCACTGACCAGCAAACCCGCCGCATCGAAAAACAACAAAAATCCCAGCAAGTGCTGGACGATGCCCAGCTGATGGATGGCATTGTTATCGCAAACTTCGGCAAGCAGCTTGAAGTCCAGGCCACTAGCCTACCGCAAACCCTGCCTGAAAAACCCATTGTCGCCGCTGATGAGCCAGAACCGTTTTGGCAACCCATCACCCTGCACAGTGTTTGGCGTTGTCACACCCGTACCAACTTGCCACTGATTGCCACTGGGGATAAAGTCCGCTTTGTCGCTGACCCAAATACAGGACTTGGGCGCATTGAAGCGATTTATGATAGACAAAGCATCATCAGCCGCCCCGACCGTTATCACAAGCTCAAACCCATTGCCGCTAATGTCGATATTTTAGCAGTCGTATTTGCCCCGCTGCCGTTACCGTCTGCCCAGCTGATTGATCGGTATTTGGTGGCTTGCCATCACTCAGACATCACGCCATTGCTGATTTTAAATAAAGCCGATTTGTTGGCAGATGACAGTCATAGCGAGGTGACAGAGCTACTGTCAGCCTATCAACAGCTTGGCTACGCCACCTTGGTGACCCAATCGAATGGTGATTTAACTGAGCTAAAAAACACCGTTGCCGGCAAGAACGTGATTTTTGCCGGTCAATCAGGGGTTGGCAAAAGCAGCTTGGTCAACCAGTTATTGCCTGCCGCGGGACAATCCGTCAATGAAATTTCAACCATTTCACAGTTGGGTCAACATACTACCACCACCAGCCGATTTTTAGCGTTTGACCCGATGGCGCTCAGCAAAGGCGCCATTATTGATACCCCCGGTATTCGCGAATATGGGCTTTGGCATTTGACCCCTGATGATATTTTGCAAGGCTTTATCGAGCTTGCGCCGCTTGCACCCTACTGCCGTTTTCGCGATTGCAAACATACTAAGTCCACGCCCAATTGTGCGATGTGGCAGGCAGTGACAGAAGGGCAAGTGCTAGCAAGGCGGGTGGAGAATTTGGTACTCCTGCAACAAGAAGCGGCCTCGCAGGATTTTTAA
- a CDS encoding rhodanese-like domain-containing protein has product MERWFEFMGHHPFLFGTMFVLIVLFFMLENKRGGKKINPNAVGLMVNNQNAQLIDIRPRKDFEKGYIKGSRNIPFTELKNHVDALRSADHPIIIVCQMGMTAGTAVAMIGNDNVYRLDGGIANWQAAGLPLVVEKTVPGKTK; this is encoded by the coding sequence TTGGAACGTTGGTTTGAGTTTATGGGTCATCACCCATTTTTATTTGGCACCATGTTTGTGCTAATTGTGCTATTTTTTATGCTTGAGAACAAACGCGGCGGCAAAAAAATCAATCCAAACGCAGTGGGCTTGATGGTCAACAACCAAAACGCTCAGCTGATTGATATCCGCCCACGAAAAGATTTTGAAAAAGGCTATATCAAAGGCAGCCGCAATATCCCGTTTACTGAGCTAAAAAATCACGTTGACGCACTTCGCAGTGCTGACCATCCTATTATCATCGTTTGCCAAATGGGTATGACGGCGGGTACCGCAGTGGCAATGATTGGTAACGACAACGTGTATCGTCTCGATGGTGGTATTGCCAATTGGCAAGCCGCAGGTTTACCTTTAGTGGTAGAAAAAACCGTGCCCGGCAAAACCAAATAA